A genome region from Alicyclobacillus acidocaldarius subsp. acidocaldarius DSM 446 includes the following:
- the dtd gene encoding D-aminoacyl-tRNA deacylase, with product MRVVVQRSGPARVRVDGEIVGEIDFGLVLLVGVGKDDGLQDAQYLAEKIAGLRIFPDEEGKLNRDVREIGGAVLSVSQFTLYGDARKGRRPSYADAAPPDMAERLYEAFNDALRAQGLQVETGRFRAMMQVELVNDGPVTILLDSKRQF from the coding sequence ATGCGGGTGGTGGTGCAGCGGTCGGGCCCGGCGCGGGTCAGGGTCGATGGGGAGATTGTGGGCGAGATCGACTTCGGCCTCGTTTTGCTCGTCGGCGTGGGCAAGGACGACGGCCTTCAGGACGCGCAGTACCTGGCCGAGAAAATCGCGGGTCTGAGGATTTTTCCGGACGAGGAAGGGAAGTTGAACCGAGACGTGCGTGAGATCGGGGGCGCGGTTTTGTCCGTGAGCCAATTTACGCTGTACGGCGACGCCCGCAAGGGGCGGCGGCCGAGCTACGCGGATGCGGCGCCGCCTGATATGGCGGAGCGGCTCTACGAGGCGTTCAACGACGCGCTGCGCGCTCAGGGGCTTCAGGTCGAAACAGGGCGATTTCGCGCGATGATGCAGGTGGAACTCGTCAATGACGGCCCCGTGACCATCCTGCTCGACAGCAAGCGGCAGTTCTGA
- a CDS encoding fumarylacetoacetate hydrolase family protein, translated as MGFLKEKHAEAWIPQVRNIFCVGRNFRDHASELGNQVPDSPMIFGKFTHALVPASGEVRYPTGRSDIHHELEIVLFLKDTPSRERPLEAVGAVALGIDLTDRELQSALKQKGYPWEAAKSFRHSAIVTDLYRFDDFAADVENARFALEKNGQVVQEGVPSDMVFSFSDLILHCLEVYGLAAGDILFTGTPSGVGPVHPGDELTLFMNGEAWGTFRFSAHEGGSP; from the coding sequence ATGGGGTTTCTGAAAGAGAAGCATGCCGAGGCTTGGATTCCGCAGGTTCGCAACATCTTCTGCGTGGGGCGTAATTTTCGCGATCACGCTTCCGAACTGGGCAATCAGGTGCCCGATTCTCCGATGATCTTCGGGAAATTCACGCATGCGCTCGTCCCGGCTTCTGGCGAGGTGAGGTATCCGACGGGGCGATCCGACATCCATCACGAGCTCGAGATCGTGCTGTTTCTCAAGGACACGCCCAGCCGAGAGAGGCCGCTGGAGGCAGTGGGCGCGGTCGCGCTTGGAATTGACCTGACGGATCGCGAACTCCAATCGGCGCTCAAGCAGAAGGGATACCCATGGGAAGCCGCGAAGAGCTTTCGCCATTCCGCCATCGTGACGGATCTCTACCGGTTTGACGACTTCGCCGCGGACGTGGAGAACGCGCGCTTTGCCCTGGAGAAGAACGGGCAAGTGGTTCAGGAGGGCGTGCCGTCCGACATGGTGTTTTCGTTCTCGGACCTCATTCTCCACTGCTTGGAGGTGTATGGGCTTGCCGCGGGCGATATCCTGTTCACCGGAACGCCGAGCGGCGTGGGTCCTGTGCACCCCGGGGATGAGCTCACGCTCTTCATGAACGGCGAGGCGTGGGGAACGTTTCGATTCTCCGCACACGAGGGGGGATCGCCGTGA
- a CDS encoding metal-dependent transcriptional regulator — protein MSGSALDTYLEAIYVLHSEGEQVLSSRVADYLGVSRPTVSQTLQRLVGQGYVEVSDTRELVLTEEGRKRAEAIIRKHRLLERWLTDVLGLDWADAHVEAARLEGSISPLVESKLNEMLNHPATCPHGNVIPGNGHAVPKGVGLDEAPPNTPLEVIRIVEVAEEDLELLRFFHRTGLVPGETVQVNEPEPYAAGVTVTVRGQTLSLDPAVAHRVQVRPKPMRQTA, from the coding sequence GTGAGCGGAAGTGCGCTCGACACCTACCTCGAGGCCATCTACGTACTTCATTCGGAGGGCGAGCAGGTTTTGTCTTCGCGCGTGGCCGACTACCTGGGCGTATCAAGGCCCACCGTCTCGCAGACCTTGCAGCGCCTGGTCGGACAAGGCTATGTGGAGGTGAGCGACACGCGCGAGTTGGTCCTCACGGAAGAGGGCAGGAAGCGCGCGGAGGCCATCATTCGAAAACACCGGCTGCTCGAGCGGTGGCTCACGGACGTGCTGGGGCTGGACTGGGCGGACGCGCACGTGGAAGCGGCGCGGCTGGAAGGCAGCATTTCTCCGCTCGTGGAATCGAAGTTGAACGAGATGCTGAACCATCCGGCCACATGCCCGCACGGGAACGTCATCCCGGGAAATGGCCACGCGGTGCCCAAGGGCGTGGGGCTGGACGAGGCGCCACCCAACACACCGCTCGAGGTGATACGCATCGTCGAAGTGGCTGAGGAGGATCTCGAACTGTTGCGGTTTTTCCATCGAACGGGCCTGGTTCCGGGGGAGACCGTGCAGGTCAACGAGCCGGAACCGTACGCTGCCGGGGTGACTGTGACCGTGCGAGGGCAAACGTTGTCGCTCGATCCGGCCGTTGCGCACCGCGTGCAGGTGCGCCCGAAGCCTATGCGCCAGACCGCCTGA
- a CDS encoding D-alanyl-D-alanine carboxypeptidase family protein, which translates to MVVLFSARRNRVWWRALAAVIACGWATFAVLAPWAQAETTRPPAVNAKAAVVYDATDRKVLYDKRGDEPMYPASTTKLMTAILLVQHLQPDDPVYISETASRQPRVRLGLRPGTELTAEQALLALIMKSANDVAYGIAETIGGSQEGFARMMNVEARLIGCTHTQFVTPNGLHADAHTTSAKDIALITAKAITYPRIVRAMQTPQATIAGKTIRNGNRLLYSPPASIGEFIGGKTGFTSRAMYCLATAVRRPYDGHILVSVVFGAPRKSLMYRETVRLLTWANRLSPPEHPAS; encoded by the coding sequence GTGGTCGTTTTGTTTTCTGCTCGACGGAATCGCGTGTGGTGGCGCGCCCTTGCGGCCGTGATCGCCTGCGGATGGGCGACGTTTGCCGTTCTCGCTCCCTGGGCTCAGGCGGAAACCACGCGCCCGCCCGCGGTGAACGCGAAGGCGGCGGTTGTGTACGACGCCACCGACCGAAAAGTCCTATACGACAAGCGCGGAGACGAGCCGATGTACCCGGCCAGCACGACGAAACTGATGACGGCCATCCTCCTCGTGCAACACCTGCAGCCGGATGACCCGGTGTACATCAGCGAGACCGCGAGTCGCCAGCCGCGCGTGCGCCTGGGGCTGCGCCCAGGAACCGAGCTCACGGCGGAACAGGCCCTGCTCGCGCTGATCATGAAAAGTGCAAACGATGTCGCGTACGGGATCGCGGAGACCATCGGCGGATCGCAGGAAGGATTCGCGCGGATGATGAACGTCGAGGCGCGCCTCATCGGATGCACGCACACGCAGTTCGTGACGCCCAATGGACTGCACGCGGACGCCCACACGACGTCAGCGAAGGACATTGCGCTCATCACCGCGAAGGCCATCACCTATCCGCGCATTGTGCGCGCGATGCAGACTCCGCAGGCGACCATTGCGGGCAAGACCATCCGAAACGGGAACCGCCTGTTGTACAGCCCGCCCGCTTCGATTGGCGAATTCATCGGCGGCAAGACCGGGTTCACCTCCCGCGCGATGTACTGCCTGGCGACCGCCGTGAGGCGCCCGTACGACGGCCACATCCTGGTGAGCGTGGTCTTCGGTGCGCCGCGCAAGAGCCTCATGTACCGCGAGACGGTTCGTCTGCTCACTTGGGCCAACCGACTGTCCCCTCCGGAACACCCGGCAAGTTGA
- a CDS encoding TM2 domain-containing protein, giving the protein MRRSIALAYVLWFFLGYLGVHRVYLGHVGTGLLMAACTVVGGLVASTVIGHILLFAVGIWWLFDLVLTARMAGYRG; this is encoded by the coding sequence ATGCGCAGAAGCATCGCGCTCGCGTACGTTCTTTGGTTTTTCCTGGGGTACCTCGGCGTGCATCGCGTGTACCTCGGCCACGTCGGCACAGGGCTCCTCATGGCCGCGTGCACCGTGGTCGGCGGACTCGTGGCGTCGACCGTGATCGGCCACATCCTGCTGTTTGCGGTCGGCATCTGGTGGCTGTTCGATCTCGTCCTGACGGCTCGCATGGCGGGTTACCGCGGTTGA
- the hemG gene encoding protoporphyrinogen oxidase, which yields MKRVAVVGGGITGLAACLRLLSSDANVQILLYEASDRLGGRVQTIREPDLGITVEAGPDSMLARKPAAMRLIESLGMAEDVVSTRPEATETYIVRDGGLCPMPKGYLGIPFDPSCVRPPLLTEAGLARALEEERLPLDLPEDDAALGAFLRARLGDEWVNYVGEPLMAGIYAGDIDQLSLMATWPLLLDLIRNHGSLVAASRALMAPSSRRQPGSSRSAFITVRGGLSSVIERMVDRIERSGRVEIRIGARVGAVTRRGAAYRFHIDTASGERFEEDVDGVVFAIPPQVAREIMSSVIDLPDVETHYQSTATIVLVYARTAFGPDLARASGFLVPRPEGMAITATTWMSSKWPHVAPESLAVIRAYVGRRHQDEALALSDDELARRAAEEVGRLTGAREHPVWLRVTRFSEAMPNYGLGHLARVERAEAALRASCPAMAIAGAGYRGVGLPDCVEQGERAADQVLAAIRA from the coding sequence ATGAAGCGCGTAGCGGTGGTGGGCGGTGGCATCACGGGTCTCGCGGCTTGCCTGCGCCTTTTGTCCTCCGATGCAAACGTGCAAATCCTTCTGTACGAGGCGAGCGATAGGCTTGGCGGGCGCGTGCAGACGATTCGCGAGCCCGATCTCGGCATCACGGTGGAAGCGGGCCCGGACTCGATGCTCGCGCGAAAGCCCGCAGCGATGCGGCTGATTGAGTCGTTGGGAATGGCGGAAGACGTCGTGTCCACGCGGCCGGAGGCAACCGAGACCTACATCGTCCGGGACGGCGGGCTCTGTCCCATGCCGAAAGGGTACCTGGGAATTCCGTTCGATCCGTCCTGCGTTCGCCCACCCCTCTTGACCGAGGCCGGGTTGGCGCGCGCCCTAGAGGAGGAGCGGCTGCCGCTCGATCTTCCTGAAGACGACGCCGCCCTCGGCGCCTTTCTCCGTGCGAGGCTCGGCGACGAGTGGGTGAACTACGTCGGCGAGCCGCTCATGGCAGGCATCTACGCGGGCGACATCGACCAACTGTCGCTCATGGCCACGTGGCCCTTGCTCCTCGACCTCATCCGCAACCACGGCAGCCTCGTGGCGGCAAGCCGGGCGCTCATGGCCCCGTCGAGCAGGCGCCAGCCTGGCTCGAGCCGGAGCGCGTTCATCACCGTGCGCGGCGGGCTGTCGTCCGTGATCGAGCGCATGGTGGATCGGATCGAACGGAGCGGCCGGGTCGAGATCCGCATCGGTGCGCGCGTCGGCGCGGTGACAAGGCGCGGCGCGGCGTACCGGTTCCATATCGATACGGCCTCAGGTGAGCGCTTTGAGGAGGACGTGGACGGCGTGGTGTTCGCCATCCCGCCGCAAGTCGCCCGCGAGATCATGAGCTCGGTGATCGACCTTCCCGACGTGGAAACGCACTACCAATCGACGGCCACCATCGTACTCGTGTACGCGCGCACCGCGTTTGGGCCGGATCTCGCGCGGGCGTCGGGCTTCCTCGTGCCGCGGCCCGAGGGAATGGCCATCACCGCGACGACGTGGATGTCGAGCAAGTGGCCGCACGTTGCCCCCGAGTCCCTCGCCGTGATCCGCGCCTACGTCGGCAGACGCCACCAGGACGAGGCGCTCGCGCTGTCCGACGACGAACTGGCGCGTCGCGCGGCGGAAGAGGTCGGACGCCTCACGGGCGCGCGCGAACACCCTGTATGGCTTCGGGTGACGCGCTTTTCGGAGGCGATGCCGAACTACGGCCTGGGACACCTCGCCCGCGTGGAGCGGGCGGAAGCGGCGCTTCGCGCGTCCTGTCCCGCGATGGCTATCGCCGGGGCTGGCTACCGCGGCGTCGGTCTGCCCGACTGCGTGGAGCAGGGCGAACGGGCGGCCGATCAGGTCCTCGCCGCCATCCGCGCATGA
- the hemE gene encoding uroporphyrinogen decarboxylase, with translation MRNGDFAVNNRFLRACRREPVDRVPVWFMRQAGRYDPEYRQIRETYTLLDICREPELCARVTRMPVDKLGVDAAILFSDIMVPVGAMGMSFSLQENVGPVMEQPLRTDEDVARLHAFDPEEALPYVLETIRYLAKALPVPLIGFAGGPFTLASYMIEGGPSRDYLRTKTMMLARPDLWHALMDKLSQAMSRYLRAQIQAGASAVQIFDSWVGSLSVHTFRGHVKPYVQRMLTDLAPLGVPVIYFGVHTGELLAEFAEAGATVVGVDWRTPLDRARQRVGTSVALQGNLDPVSLFAPPDALRREVETVLRLGTESPGYIFNLGHGVKPTTDLAQLQRVVEWVHAFEPQNQAARRTKEELG, from the coding sequence ATGAGGAATGGGGACTTTGCCGTGAACAATCGCTTTCTTCGCGCTTGCCGGCGCGAACCGGTGGATCGCGTGCCCGTGTGGTTCATGCGCCAGGCAGGCCGATACGATCCGGAGTATCGCCAAATCCGGGAAACGTACACCTTGCTTGACATCTGCCGCGAACCCGAACTGTGCGCGCGCGTGACGCGCATGCCGGTGGACAAGCTCGGCGTCGATGCGGCCATTCTGTTTTCCGACATCATGGTGCCCGTCGGCGCGATGGGCATGTCGTTTTCGCTTCAGGAGAACGTGGGGCCCGTCATGGAGCAGCCCCTGCGCACCGACGAGGACGTGGCGCGCCTGCACGCCTTTGATCCCGAGGAAGCGCTGCCCTACGTGCTCGAGACCATCCGTTACCTCGCCAAGGCACTGCCGGTTCCGCTCATCGGCTTTGCCGGCGGGCCGTTCACGCTCGCCAGCTACATGATTGAAGGAGGCCCATCTCGCGACTACCTGCGCACCAAGACCATGATGCTCGCTCGGCCGGATCTTTGGCATGCGCTCATGGACAAGCTCTCACAGGCCATGTCGCGCTACCTTCGCGCACAGATTCAGGCAGGCGCGAGCGCGGTACAGATCTTCGATTCGTGGGTGGGCAGTCTCTCCGTTCACACGTTCCGCGGACATGTGAAACCCTATGTCCAGCGCATGCTTACGGATCTCGCCCCGCTCGGCGTCCCTGTGATCTATTTCGGCGTTCACACCGGCGAACTTCTCGCAGAGTTCGCGGAGGCGGGTGCGACCGTCGTCGGCGTCGACTGGCGCACGCCGCTCGACCGCGCGCGCCAGCGCGTCGGGACGTCGGTCGCTCTGCAGGGCAACCTCGATCCCGTGAGCCTCTTCGCGCCTCCCGACGCCCTGCGGCGCGAAGTCGAGACCGTGCTACGGCTCGGCACGGAAAGCCCCGGCTACATCTTCAACCTCGGTCACGGCGTCAAACCCACCACCGATCTCGCCCAGCTCCAACGCGTCGTCGAATGGGTGCACGCGTTCGAGCCGCAGAACCAAGCCGCGCGCCGCACAAAGGAGGAACTCGGATGA
- the hemH gene encoding ferrochelatase, whose amino-acid sequence MTTLGVLMMAYGTPRSLDEVEAYYTDIRRGRKPSPAELADLVRRYEAIGGVSPLREITERQAKAVEHVLNAQGETAFRVYLGMKHTEPRIADAVADMRRDGIERAIALVLAPHYSAMSVGTYHEQAREAARDGGPKLYCVNQWHLEPRFLDALASRVEEALRLCKSPEQAMVIFTAHSLPARILDMGDPYVDQLRESGEAVAKRLGLAHYTFGWQSAGRTQEPWLGPDLLEILESLAKEGYREVVVCSQGFVADHLEVLYDIDIEAKQRAEELGLKLVRTRQMNDDPDFVRAVADVIERAKRDAGW is encoded by the coding sequence ATGACGACCCTTGGCGTTCTCATGATGGCCTACGGCACACCTCGCAGCCTGGACGAGGTGGAGGCTTACTATACGGACATCCGGCGCGGTCGCAAGCCGTCCCCCGCCGAGCTCGCCGATCTCGTCCGCCGATATGAAGCCATCGGCGGGGTCTCGCCGCTTCGCGAGATTACGGAGCGGCAGGCGAAGGCAGTCGAACACGTGTTGAACGCGCAAGGCGAAACCGCATTTCGCGTGTACCTCGGGATGAAGCACACCGAGCCGCGCATCGCGGATGCGGTGGCGGACATGCGCAGGGACGGGATCGAACGCGCCATCGCCCTCGTGCTCGCCCCGCACTACTCGGCGATGAGCGTCGGCACGTACCACGAGCAGGCGCGCGAGGCCGCGCGCGACGGAGGGCCCAAGCTTTACTGTGTAAACCAGTGGCACCTCGAGCCTCGCTTTCTCGACGCGCTTGCCTCGCGCGTCGAGGAGGCGCTCCGCCTCTGCAAAAGCCCCGAGCAAGCCATGGTGATCTTCACGGCCCACTCCCTCCCCGCGCGCATCCTGGACATGGGCGATCCGTACGTCGACCAGTTGCGCGAATCCGGCGAGGCGGTGGCCAAGCGCCTTGGCCTTGCGCACTATACGTTCGGGTGGCAGAGCGCCGGTCGCACTCAGGAACCGTGGCTCGGGCCGGACCTGCTCGAGATCCTCGAGTCCCTGGCCAAAGAGGGATATCGTGAAGTGGTGGTGTGCTCCCAGGGCTTCGTGGCCGATCACCTTGAGGTCCTGTACGACATCGACATCGAAGCGAAACAGCGTGCCGAGGAACTCGGACTCAAGCTCGTTCGCACCCGCCAGATGAACGACGATCCCGACTTCGTTCGCGCGGTCGCCGACGTGATCGAACGCGCAAAACGCGACGCAGGGTGGTGA
- a CDS encoding TSUP family transporter, whose protein sequence is MEHLTWAHAVILAVGGYVAAFIDSTVGGGGLISLPALLFVGLPPAAALGTNKFAGTMSAITSFSSYLLSGKVRLKLVGPLFPLGVMASALGAYIVHQLPSSFLRPFVLVMLVIVAAYTLWKKDLGLVESIRPLTPKTFALTALLAIGLGFYDGFFGPGTGSFLVMGFLLLGFDFLAASGNARTLNLASNVGALATFIAVGAVRYDAGLILGLSMVLGALTGSRFAIRKGARYVRPIFIGVTCLVIAQQIAQLFHIG, encoded by the coding sequence GTGGAACATCTGACGTGGGCGCACGCGGTCATTCTCGCGGTGGGAGGCTATGTGGCGGCGTTCATCGATTCGACGGTGGGCGGAGGCGGCCTCATTTCCCTGCCGGCTCTTTTGTTTGTTGGACTGCCTCCTGCCGCGGCGCTCGGAACCAACAAGTTCGCGGGCACGATGTCGGCCATCACGAGCTTCAGTTCCTACCTGTTGTCTGGCAAGGTCCGCTTGAAGCTGGTGGGACCGCTGTTTCCGCTGGGCGTGATGGCTTCCGCGCTCGGCGCGTACATTGTCCACCAGCTGCCTTCGTCGTTCCTGCGGCCGTTCGTGTTGGTGATGCTGGTCATTGTGGCGGCCTACACGCTGTGGAAGAAGGACCTCGGCCTGGTGGAATCGATCCGGCCGTTGACGCCCAAGACGTTCGCCCTCACGGCGCTGTTGGCCATCGGCCTGGGATTTTACGACGGGTTCTTTGGACCCGGGACGGGATCGTTTTTGGTGATGGGCTTTCTCCTCTTGGGCTTCGACTTTCTTGCCGCGAGCGGAAACGCGCGCACGCTGAATTTGGCCAGCAACGTAGGCGCGCTGGCCACCTTCATCGCGGTGGGAGCCGTCCGGTACGACGCAGGTCTCATCCTCGGCCTGTCGATGGTGCTCGGCGCCCTGACCGGGTCTCGGTTCGCGATTCGCAAAGGCGCCCGATACGTGCGCCCCATCTTCATCGGCGTCACTTGTCTGGTCATCGCCCAGCAGATCGCGCAGCTGTTCCACATCGGATGA
- a CDS encoding BrxA/BrxB family bacilliredoxin, whose translation MMIQPMRDELTSIGFQELRTPEDVDAVMAEKTGTTFVVVNSVCGCAGGIARPAVAMALRNDRRPDRLVTVFAGQDKEATARAREYFVGQPPSSPSFFLFKDGELVGVLHRSDIEGSTPERVAEKLVALFDQYCEPKTN comes from the coding sequence ATGATGATCCAACCGATGCGCGACGAACTCACGAGCATCGGGTTTCAGGAACTGCGCACCCCGGAAGACGTGGACGCCGTGATGGCCGAGAAGACCGGGACCACGTTCGTCGTGGTCAACTCGGTGTGCGGTTGCGCGGGCGGGATCGCCCGTCCGGCGGTCGCCATGGCGCTCCGGAACGACCGCCGGCCGGATCGGCTCGTGACGGTGTTCGCCGGCCAGGACAAGGAAGCCACGGCCCGCGCCCGCGAATATTTCGTCGGCCAGCCGCCTTCGTCGCCGTCGTTCTTCCTGTTCAAAGACGGCGAGCTCGTCGGCGTGCTTCACCGCAGCGACATCGAGGGTTCGACGCCCGAGCGCGTCGCGGAGAAGCTGGTCGCGCTGTTCGACCAGTACTGTGAGCCCAAGACGAACTGA
- a CDS encoding EAL domain-containing protein encodes MTLDAFSGQRDALTNLLGRGQFLFVVSQRMKDASRSAMIVVNLDRFRLVNAHLSFADGDAILRSTALRIARRIPETAVASRLSADEYAVALFDDDVEQVDAVAEQLRAAIAEPHAMGGMDVIVTASVGVAEGAKGASADELLRRADEAMRLAKQFGSNQVRRDRDLVAKRDGLPPLLVETMLRQALQNGELEIHYQPKIHTRSMQVVGAEALCRWTHPELGHIPPQAFIPVAESSDLILPIDEYVLRSVCQQGASWMKQGYRVRISVNISGRQFMQDGFPKLVRACLAQTGMDPQLIELEITERTAMCDVERAVHVLQELRKIGVRIALDDFGVGYSSLNYLIQFPVHTLKIDRTFTAGIQSAVNQTPIIGAIISLAKSLNLSVVAEGVETFQQFDFLRENRCDEIQGFLFGAPVPPTSFQLSAFVAKLQPRAPQPTAPEEPTAEPTWLERLYLDTKRLPDWRQIASHLADSIAPHVPLDRLSIEWCEEGDPFVDVCEVSLRDEIPARPVGTLVPKGSSAAPTIIRAGVAMISPDVLERPEFDEDDGLAADGIRSVLRAPLTHLGKPFGILTVQSALERVYSDSDRRTLKEVAERVEDVVWSSYQRERAPYDGLYDARTRMFHRAFLAEWLTADDPVWFLSRTKRRPYQAWTHATASVLRIEPLAEWPPSESERVAQHVGQLWSAYGSPAWPAVRMEAGEFLLISLDGEDGSFYTFLEHLRMHLRVMEMRNTRLGSPYVSISMGWGECRDAWPNLWNAYLQARTQALSALRGSDRQGGPTDGEAR; translated from the coding sequence GTGACTCTCGATGCGTTTTCCGGACAGCGCGATGCCCTGACGAATCTGTTGGGACGCGGCCAATTTCTCTTCGTCGTGTCGCAGCGGATGAAGGACGCCTCGCGCAGTGCCATGATCGTGGTCAATCTCGATCGGTTTCGACTGGTCAACGCGCACCTGAGCTTCGCCGACGGAGACGCGATTCTCCGCAGTACGGCGTTGCGCATCGCCCGCAGGATCCCAGAAACCGCTGTGGCCAGCCGCCTTAGCGCGGACGAGTACGCGGTCGCGCTGTTTGACGACGACGTGGAACAAGTGGACGCCGTAGCGGAACAGTTGAGGGCCGCCATCGCCGAGCCGCACGCCATGGGCGGGATGGACGTCATTGTGACGGCCAGCGTGGGCGTGGCCGAGGGCGCCAAGGGCGCGAGCGCGGACGAACTGCTGCGCCGGGCGGACGAGGCCATGCGCCTGGCCAAGCAGTTCGGATCGAACCAGGTCAGGCGAGATCGGGACCTTGTCGCAAAACGGGACGGGCTTCCGCCGCTCCTTGTGGAGACGATGCTCAGGCAAGCGCTGCAGAACGGCGAGCTCGAAATTCACTATCAGCCCAAGATTCACACGCGGTCCATGCAGGTGGTGGGCGCGGAGGCGCTGTGCAGGTGGACCCACCCGGAGCTGGGACACATTCCGCCTCAGGCGTTCATTCCCGTCGCCGAGTCAAGCGACCTCATCCTCCCCATCGACGAGTACGTACTGCGCAGCGTCTGCCAGCAGGGCGCGTCGTGGATGAAGCAGGGGTACCGCGTGCGCATCAGCGTCAACATCTCGGGACGGCAGTTCATGCAGGACGGTTTTCCGAAGCTCGTCCGAGCGTGTCTTGCGCAGACGGGCATGGATCCCCAGCTGATTGAACTGGAGATCACCGAGCGCACCGCCATGTGCGACGTGGAGCGCGCCGTCCACGTCCTGCAGGAACTGAGGAAGATCGGCGTTCGAATTGCCTTGGACGACTTCGGTGTGGGATACTCATCGCTCAACTACCTGATCCAGTTTCCCGTTCACACGCTGAAGATCGATCGAACCTTCACGGCTGGGATTCAAAGCGCCGTCAACCAGACGCCCATCATCGGAGCCATCATCTCGCTCGCCAAGTCGCTGAATTTGAGCGTTGTAGCGGAAGGGGTCGAAACGTTCCAGCAATTTGATTTTCTGCGAGAAAACCGGTGCGACGAGATTCAGGGATTCCTCTTCGGGGCCCCCGTGCCGCCGACTTCGTTCCAGCTCTCGGCCTTCGTGGCGAAGCTGCAGCCTCGCGCGCCCCAGCCCACTGCGCCCGAGGAGCCGACTGCGGAACCGACTTGGTTGGAGCGCCTGTACCTGGACACCAAGCGCCTGCCGGATTGGCGGCAGATCGCATCTCACCTGGCGGACAGCATCGCGCCGCACGTGCCGCTCGACCGCCTGAGCATCGAGTGGTGCGAAGAGGGCGATCCGTTTGTGGACGTCTGTGAGGTGTCGCTGCGGGACGAGATCCCAGCTCGGCCCGTCGGAACCCTTGTGCCGAAGGGTTCCAGCGCCGCGCCAACCATCATCCGGGCCGGGGTGGCGATGATCTCGCCGGACGTCCTCGAGCGGCCTGAGTTCGATGAGGACGATGGCCTTGCGGCGGACGGGATAAGGTCGGTGCTTCGCGCGCCCCTCACCCACCTCGGCAAGCCGTTCGGGATCCTGACCGTTCAATCTGCCCTGGAGCGGGTGTACTCCGACAGCGACCGGCGAACCCTCAAGGAGGTCGCGGAGCGCGTCGAGGATGTGGTGTGGTCTTCGTATCAGCGGGAGCGAGCGCCGTATGATGGCCTGTACGATGCTCGGACGCGGATGTTTCACCGCGCATTTCTCGCGGAATGGCTGACCGCGGACGATCCCGTCTGGTTCCTCTCGCGCACCAAGCGACGGCCGTACCAGGCTTGGACCCACGCGACCGCGTCGGTGCTCCGCATCGAGCCTTTGGCGGAATGGCCGCCGAGCGAATCGGAGCGAGTCGCCCAGCACGTCGGCCAGCTGTGGAGCGCCTACGGATCGCCTGCATGGCCCGCCGTGCGCATGGAGGCGGGGGAATTCCTGCTCATTTCCTTGGACGGGGAGGACGGATCGTTCTACACGTTTTTGGAACACCTGCGGATGCATCTGAGGGTGATGGAGATGCGAAACACCCGCCTCGGATCCCCGTATGTGTCCATCTCCATGGGATGGGGCGAGTGCCGCGACGCGTGGCCCAATCTGTGGAACGCCTACCTGCAAGCGCGAACCCAGGCCTTGTCTGCGCTCCGCGGTTCGGATAGGCAAGGCGGGCCTACCGATGGTGAAGCGCGGTGA